From the genome of Thermodesulfobacteriota bacterium:
TTCACCTCCAGTATATGTGGTTTCTTCCGCGGGTCATAATAGCCCAGAATCTCTAAAAACTTACCGTCGCGGGGTGCGCGTGAATCAGCGGCAACGATCCTGTAAAAAGGTTTCTTTTTCGCTCCGGTCCTCATGAGTCTTATCTTAACCAATCTATTTACCTCCCTTGATTTTACCAGGTATCCACTAGAATTTGACC
Proteins encoded in this window:
- the rpsP gene encoding 30S ribosomal protein S16 → MVKIRLMRTGAKKKPFYRIVAADSRAPRDGKFLEILGYYDPRKKPHILEVKTDRVKDWIEHGAQLTERVEKLISKLA